One segment of candidate division TA06 bacterium DNA contains the following:
- a CDS encoding diguanylate cyclase: MAKILIVDEDRLFALTVVHVLSRYGHQAVLADKPSKAAGWLQQEDADLLLMEAELAGRKGLQLLKELRQFRPDVPVVLFVDRSLSPEARGQLKKGVFDYINKPFGHEELLVTVERGLERRRLVLSNKQLLSDLEQRVRELSTFNAVARTLNSTLKLKEVLDIVMTKIKDLIKAEAWSILMLDEASQELVFEVALGEKGDQIREMRLAMGQGVAGWVAQQGQPVIVPDVAKDQRFFKGMDNKTGFKTRSIIATPLISRGRLIGVFEIINKLGPEPFNQKDMGLLQTLTDHAAIAIENARLYEKAQKLAITDDLTGLSNSRHCDLFFNKALAEAKKQGRNLSVLFIDLDHMKEVDDTYGHLLGGQTLKEVADRIGALVKPPDLASRYGGDEYVIILPFKGTAEAKSLAETVRKKIEAEPFLTAHQLSCKITASIGIAVFPAHGQTMDELLSKADKAMYRVKETGKNRVQMAE, encoded by the coding sequence ATGGCCAAAATTTTGATTGTGGATGAGGACCGGCTGTTTGCCCTGACCGTGGTCCACGTGCTTTCCCGTTACGGCCACCAGGCGGTGCTGGCCGACAAGCCCTCCAAGGCCGCCGGATGGCTGCAGCAGGAGGACGCCGACCTGCTGCTGATGGAGGCCGAGCTGGCCGGGCGCAAGGGGTTGCAGCTTTTAAAGGAACTGCGGCAGTTCCGGCCCGATGTCCCGGTGGTACTGTTCGTGGACCGGAGCCTTAGCCCCGAGGCCCGGGGGCAGTTGAAAAAAGGGGTTTTCGACTATATCAACAAGCCTTTCGGGCACGAGGAACTGCTGGTTACGGTGGAGCGGGGGCTGGAGCGGCGCCGGTTGGTGCTTTCCAACAAACAATTGTTATCCGACCTGGAACAGAGGGTGCGGGAGCTTTCCACTTTCAACGCGGTAGCCCGGACCCTGAACTCCACCCTCAAGCTCAAAGAAGTGCTGGACATCGTGATGACCAAGATCAAGGATCTGATCAAGGCCGAGGCCTGGTCGATCCTGATGCTGGACGAGGCCAGCCAGGAGCTGGTGTTCGAAGTGGCTTTGGGGGAAAAGGGCGACCAGATCAGGGAAATGAGGCTGGCCATGGGCCAGGGGGTGGCCGGCTGGGTGGCCCAGCAGGGACAGCCGGTGATAGTGCCGGACGTGGCCAAGGACCAGCGTTTTTTTAAGGGGATGGACAACAAGACCGGATTCAAGACCAGATCGATAATTGCCACCCCATTAATTTCCAGGGGCCGCCTGATCGGGGTTTTTGAGATCATCAACAAGCTGGGGCCGGAGCCCTTCAACCAAAAGGACATGGGGCTGCTGCAGACCCTGACCGACCATGCGGCCATCGCCATCGAAAACGCCAGACTGTACGAAAAAGCCCAGAAGCTGGCGATTACCGACGACCTGACCGGGCTTTCCAATTCCCGGCATTGCGACCTGTTCTTTAATAAGGCTCTGGCCGAAGCAAAAAAACAGGGACGGAACCTCTCGGTGCTGTTCATCGATCTGGATCACATGAAGGAAGTGGACGATACTTACGGGCATCTCTTGGGGGGACAGACATTAAAGGAAGTGGCCGACCGGATCGGAGCCCTGGTCAAGCCCCCCGACCTGGCCTCGCGCTATGGCGGCGACGAGTATGTGATCATTCTTCCTTTCAAGGGAACGGCCGAGGCTAAAAGCCTGGCCGAGACTGTCAGGAAAAAAATCGAGGCCGAACCTTTTTTGACGGCCCACCAGCTTTCCTGCAAAATTACGGCCAGCATCGGGATCGCGGTCTTTCCCGCCCATGGCCAGACCATGGACGAACTGCTGTCCAAAGCCGACAAGGCCATGTACCGGGTCAAGGAAACCGGCAAAAACCGGGTCCAGATGGCGGAGTGA
- the smpB gene encoding SsrA-binding protein SmpB, translating to MQKDPSIQNRSARHDYEILESLEAGLVLTGTEVKSIRQGLANLKESYALAKGGEVFIYGMHISPYDHGNRFNQESVRPRKLLLHKAEIKRLCSKTQEKGLTLIPLSLYFKNGRVKVQLALGKGKKFYDRREDIKKREVEREMRAVNKRAHRE from the coding sequence ATGCAAAAAGACCCCAGCATCCAAAACCGCAGTGCCAGGCATGATTACGAGATCCTGGAATCCCTGGAAGCCGGGCTGGTCCTGACCGGGACCGAGGTCAAGTCAATCCGGCAGGGCCTAGCCAATCTCAAGGAGAGCTACGCCCTGGCCAAGGGGGGCGAGGTCTTTATTTACGGGATGCACATCTCACCCTACGATCACGGCAACCGCTTTAATCAGGAATCGGTCCGGCCCCGCAAACTGCTGCTGCATAAGGCCGAAATCAAAAGGCTTTGCTCCAAGACCCAGGAGAAGGGGTTGACCCTGATTCCCCTGTCGCTGTATTTCAAAAATGGAAGGGTCAAGGTCCAGCTGGCCCTGGGCAAGGGGAAAAAGTTTTACGATCGCCGGGAGGATATCAAGAAACGGGAGGTGGAACGGGAAATGAGGGCGGTAAATAAAAGAGCGCATCGGGAATGA
- a CDS encoding glycosyltransferase family 2 protein, translated as MTNLSVIIVTWNSRDYIRPCLDSLFSQGQDLEIIAVDNGSQDSTLDVLREYGTRIKVVGNQENLGFARAANQGLKRAAGDFILLLNPDTVLTPGALESMAGFLAEHPKIWALGPQLLNLDGSVQRSCRQFPDGRIMFYEFTGLSRLFPKSKTFGRWRMGYFDHLTPARVDQPMGACLMVKRVVLDKVGLLDEENFSMFFNEVDWCLRISRAGGRLYFLPQAKVYHHHGVSTRRVKKAMIISSHQSLARYFSKHYPNRFSTLLIRIMNRLTVPLRLWLQGNGDPKGKN; from the coding sequence ATGACAAATCTTTCCGTCATAATAGTGACCTGGAACAGCCGGGATTACATCCGCCCCTGTTTGGATTCCCTGTTTTCCCAGGGACAGGACCTGGAGATAATCGCCGTTGACAACGGATCACAGGACTCCACTTTGGATGTCCTGCGGGAGTATGGAACCAGGATCAAGGTTGTTGGGAACCAGGAAAATCTGGGCTTCGCCCGAGCGGCGAACCAGGGGTTAAAGCGGGCCGCTGGAGATTTTATCTTGCTTTTGAATCCCGACACCGTACTTACCCCGGGAGCTCTTGAGTCCATGGCCGGATTCTTGGCTGAGCATCCCAAAATTTGGGCCTTGGGTCCCCAGCTTTTGAACCTGGACGGTTCGGTCCAACGTTCCTGCCGCCAGTTTCCCGACGGCCGGATCATGTTTTACGAGTTCACCGGCCTCTCCCGGCTTTTTCCAAAAAGCAAAACCTTTGGCCGGTGGCGCATGGGATATTTCGATCATCTGACGCCGGCCCGGGTGGACCAGCCCATGGGAGCCTGCCTGATGGTGAAAAGAGTGGTGCTGGATAAGGTGGGCCTGCTGGATGAAGAAAATTTTTCCATGTTCTTCAACGAAGTGGACTGGTGCTTGCGGATCAGCCGGGCCGGCGGCCGACTTTACTTCTTGCCCCAGGCAAAAGTTTACCATCACCACGGAGTCAGCACCCGCCGGGTTAAAAAAGCCATGATCATCAGTTCCCACCAAAGCCTGGCCCGGTATTTTTCCAAGCACTACCCGAACCGGTTCTCCACTCTGCTGATCAGGATAATGAACAGATTGACCGTTCCTCTCCGCCTATGGCTCCAGGGTAATGGTGACCCGAAGGGAAAGAATTAG